TTCTCAAGGTCGTGTTTGAGGCTCCTGAACTGGATATCCCTGATTATGTTCTCTATTTTCTCCTGGTGTTCGTGGTCTGCTGTCTTTTCCCACGCGCTTTCGAGCTCGGGTATTATTTCGGCGCCGAGTTCCAGCAGGTTGCCGCTTACCACATCGCTGACCTCGGCGTCGGGGTCGTCGAGCAGATGGATCAGTGCGCGTATGTTCTTTTTGTCCATCATCCGGTGATCGTATCAAGTACTGAAACGATAAGGTCTGACATGGTCTCTTCGTGACGGGTGCTTGATGTTTTGCTGGCCCTGTTGGCAATGATGGCGCAAACGGTGAGCGCATCATGGCCGAGAAGCTTTGACAGCCCGTAAATGGCCGAACATTCCATCTCGTAATTGGTTATTTTGTGCCTGCCGTACCTGAACTTTTCTATCTTGTCGTTGATGCCGGGGTCGACCGGCTTCAGCCTGAGTTCCCTTCCCTGGGGACCGTAGAAGCCGGGTGCCGAAATGGTAACCCCCGGGATGAACTTATCGCGGTATTTGCTCTCTGCGGTGAACTTCTTCAAAAGCCTTTCTGAGGCGGACACTACATACGGTGCCGCAAGCCTGCTGTTCCATCCGACATGTTCTGTGAAGGCTTTTTCAAACCCCTGGTCGCATATTTTGTCTGCTCCGCCGTAGAAGTTGAGGAGTCCGTCGAATCCTACCGCCAATTCCGATAACACGAACGCGTCTACGGGAATATCTGCCTGCAGTGAACCGGATGTGCCTATGCGGACAATATTCAGCCTTGTATGCTCTTTTTTGGGCTTCCTGGTTGCCAGGTCGATGTTGGCCAGGGCATCGAGCTCATTGATCACTATGTCGATGTTGTCGGTGCCTATGCCTGACGACAGGGCGGTTATCCTGACCCCATTGTATCTGCCGGTATGGGTGACGAACTCCCTGCGCTGCTTTCTGACTTCAACGGTGTCGAAGAAGGAGGATATGATCTCCACCCTGCCGGGATCTCCTGCAAGGATAATATGCCGTGCAATATCGGCGGGCAGCAGGTTGAGATGGTAAATGCTGCCATCGGGATTCAGTATAAGCTCGGTGCCGGGTATGGAACCGGATCCGGCACTTTCTCCATGGTTATCTGTTTGCTTCATATGTGATGCAAATATACTGACAAATGAGAAATAGCCATTGGAGATAATTATTTATCTTTACCCATGCAAAACCGGTAATTAATAAGGTTATGATACAACGGATACAAACAGTGTGGCTCTTGCTGGCTGCCGCCATCATGTTTTCAATGTTTCTTTCTCCCCTGGCTGAGATGATCGGGCCGCAGGGTGAGTACTACAGGTTTGCGCTTACCGGCATCTATGAGGGGGTGGGGGAGACCGCGAACAGGATTGAATCGGCTATGCCTGTGTGGTTCCTGGTTACAGTGACCGGAGCCCTGAGCCTGGTGACCATTTTATTCTACAAAAGAAGGATTCTGCAGATAAGGATATGTATATTCAACCTGATGCTGCTGATCGGGTTCTATGCCCTTTTCTTCTTCTATTTCTTCCATCTGAGGTCGACCCTCGAAGTGGTGATGAACTTCAGGATAACCGTTGTCTTCCCCGCTATAGCGGTAATAATGGTATTCCTTGCCACCAGGGGGATACGGAAGGATGAGATGCTTGTCCGCTCCTACGACAGGATCAGATGAACACCATATGCTCCTGGTCGGTGATCTTTTCGCAGTAGTGGCACTTGAGCGATACCTCCTTTTTTGAGATCACCCTGAATTTCTGTTTTACGTCGTCGTTGTTGGTGATGCATTTGGGGTTTACGCATTTCACTATACCGGAGAACCCGTCGGGGACGATCACCTCCTTTTTCTCTTCCACCTTGTAGTTCCTGATGATATTGAGCTTGGCCTGGGGGGCCGCGAGTGCTATGCGGTTGATCTCCTCGTCGACAAAGAATTTGTCTGATATCTTCACGATGGCTTTGCTGCCCAGCTTCCCGCTTTCGAGGTTGGTGCCGAAGGTGATCTGGTTATCTATATGGTCAAGTCCGAGTATATTGATGACGCTGAACAGGTTGGCAGCGGGGATGTGGTCTATTACGGTGCCGTTCCTGATGGCGCTTACCTTGAGTTTTTTTACGTCTTTTGCCATGGGTTTACTGTTTTGTTGGTTCCTGATCAGTTATCTAAACCAAGAATAAGTGATATGATGGCCTGCCGGGTGTAAACGCCGTTCAGCGCCTGCGTGAAATAGTATGCCTTCTCGCTGTCGTCGACATCGGTGCTGATCTCATTGACCCTGGGAAGGGGGTGAAGCACCTTCATGTTGCTCCGGGAATTCTCAAGCATTGAGTTCTTCAGCACGTAGGCGTTCTTGGTCTTTTCGTAGTCGATAGGGTCTGAAAAACGCTCCTTCTGCACCCTGGTCATATAGATTATGTCGGCCTCGCCAATGATGTCTTTGAAGTCGGAATGCTCCGAATATTTGAGATTGTGCTGGTCGAGGTACATCTTGTACTCGGTTGGTATCTTCAGCTCTTTGGGCGAGATAAAATAGAAGGTGGCATTGAAATGCGCCATGGCCATCAGCAGGGAATGGACAGTACGGCCGTATTTCAGGTCTCCCACAATGAACAGGTTGAGGTTTTCAAGCTTGCCCTGGGTCTTCCTGATCGAGTAGAGGTCGAGCAGTGTCTGGGTGGGGTGCTGGTTGGCTCCGTCGCCGGCATTGACGATGGGGACCGTGCTGACCTCGCTGGCATACCTGGCGCTGCCCTCTATGGGGTGGCGCATCACTATCAGGTCGCTGTAGTTGCTTACCGTCTTGATGGTGTCTTTCAGCGTCTCTCCCTTGGTGGCACTTGATGATGAAGAGTCTGAAAATCCTATGATCTTGCCTCCAAGCCGGTTGACGGCGCTCTCGAAGCTCAGGCGCGTCCTTGTGGAGGGCTCAAAGAAGAGGGTGGCTATTACCTTGCCGTTCAGGATATCCCGGGAGGGGTTCTGCTCAAAGTCGCCGGCAAGATCGAGCACCTGCAGTATCTCCTCCTTTGAATAGTCGTTGATTGAGATCAGGCTTCTGTTTTTCACTGAGTTATGGTTTTTGTGGTTATTGAGGTAAAAATACGCAAGAACGGGGAGGCAAAAAATATCTGTTAATAATTATTTGATAACTTATTAACAGGAAGGTTGGCGGCCGGTAGTGAAAAACTGCCTGGCTGGATGAAGTCAATCATCCGGCAGAATGGTGACAGTAACGTTGGCCACCGGTGCCAGCCGGCCGGCCAGCTCGCCTGACCTCCCGGCTGGGATGCTCAACGTTATGGTACAGTCCGTGTCAAACTCCTGGCTTATGTGGGTTGCCTCTAGCTCTTTCAGTACCCTCATCACATCGTTCATCGCCTCGTAGGGAAAATCGATCCTGAACTGCTCCTCGACGGTTTTTACGACTACAGCGGCATTTTCTATGGCATCGGCTGCCGCGCTGCGATACGCATTTACCAGTCCCCCGGTC
The sequence above is drawn from the Marinilabiliales bacterium genome and encodes:
- a CDS encoding phosphorylase, with product MKQTDNHGESAGSGSIPGTELILNPDGSIYHLNLLPADIARHIILAGDPGRVEIISSFFDTVEVRKQRREFVTHTGRYNGVRITALSSGIGTDNIDIVINELDALANIDLATRKPKKEHTRLNIVRIGTSGSLQADIPVDAFVLSELAVGFDGLLNFYGGADKICDQGFEKAFTEHVGWNSRLAAPYVVSASERLLKKFTAESKYRDKFIPGVTISAPGFYGPQGRELRLKPVDPGINDKIEKFRYGRHKITNYEMECSAIYGLSKLLGHDALTVCAIIANRASKTSSTRHEETMSDLIVSVLDTITG
- a CDS encoding DUF4293 family protein encodes the protein MIQRIQTVWLLLAAAIMFSMFLSPLAEMIGPQGEYYRFALTGIYEGVGETANRIESAMPVWFLVTVTGALSLVTILFYKRRILQIRICIFNLMLLIGFYALFFFYFFHLRSTLEVVMNFRITVVFPAIAVIMVFLATRGIRKDEMLVRSYDRIR
- a CDS encoding aspartate carbamoyltransferase regulatory subunit; this translates as MAKDVKKLKVSAIRNGTVIDHIPAANLFSVINILGLDHIDNQITFGTNLESGKLGSKAIVKISDKFFVDEEINRIALAAPQAKLNIIRNYKVEEKKEVIVPDGFSGIVKCVNPKCITNNDDVKQKFRVISKKEVSLKCHYCEKITDQEHMVFI
- the pyrB gene encoding aspartate carbamoyltransferase, which gives rise to MKNRSLISINDYSKEEILQVLDLAGDFEQNPSRDILNGKVIATLFFEPSTRTRLSFESAVNRLGGKIIGFSDSSSSSATKGETLKDTIKTVSNYSDLIVMRHPIEGSARYASEVSTVPIVNAGDGANQHPTQTLLDLYSIRKTQGKLENLNLFIVGDLKYGRTVHSLLMAMAHFNATFYFISPKELKIPTEYKMYLDQHNLKYSEHSDFKDIIGEADIIYMTRVQKERFSDPIDYEKTKNAYVLKNSMLENSRSNMKVLHPLPRVNEISTDVDDSEKAYYFTQALNGVYTRQAIISLILGLDN